A stretch of the Mycolicibacterium celeriflavum genome encodes the following:
- the gdhA gene encoding NADP-specific glutamate dehydrogenase, producing MNGLHEKLHDLYEEVARRNAGETEFHQSVFEVLTSLGPVVEKHPEYVDSEVIRRLCEPERQIIFRVPWVDDRGTVQINRGFRVEFNSALGPFKGGLRFHPSVYLGIVKFLGFEQIFKNSLTGMPIGGGKGGADFDPKGRTDDEVMRFCQSFMTELYRHLGEYTDVPAGDAGVGMREIGYLFGQYKRITNRYESGTLTGKGLTWGGSQVRTEATGYGTVFFVNEILKANNDSFEGKHAVVSGSGNVAIYAIEKIQELGGIVVACSDSSGYVVDEKGIDLEILKEIKEVRRGRVADYAEMRGGAVTFVEDRNVWNVPCEIALPCATQNEINGDEALALIANGCRIVAEGANMPCSPAAVKHFAGAGVTFAPGKAANAGGVATSALEMQQNASRDSWTFVDTEQRLEQIMRRIHNRCLATADEYGQPGNYVAGANIAGFIRVADAMLALGLV from the coding sequence GTGAACGGACTACACGAGAAACTGCACGACCTCTACGAAGAGGTCGCACGACGCAACGCCGGCGAGACGGAGTTCCACCAGTCCGTGTTCGAGGTGCTCACCAGCCTCGGACCGGTGGTGGAGAAGCATCCGGAATATGTCGACTCCGAGGTGATCCGCCGGTTGTGCGAACCAGAACGCCAAATCATCTTCCGGGTGCCCTGGGTCGACGATCGCGGCACGGTTCAGATCAACCGCGGCTTCCGCGTCGAGTTCAACTCCGCGCTGGGCCCGTTCAAGGGCGGTCTGCGTTTTCACCCGTCGGTTTACCTCGGCATCGTCAAATTCCTCGGCTTCGAACAGATCTTCAAGAACTCGCTGACCGGCATGCCGATCGGCGGCGGCAAGGGCGGCGCGGATTTCGACCCCAAGGGCCGCACCGACGACGAGGTGATGCGGTTCTGCCAGTCGTTCATGACCGAGCTGTACCGGCATCTGGGCGAGTACACCGACGTACCCGCCGGCGACGCCGGCGTGGGTATGCGTGAAATCGGTTACCTGTTCGGGCAGTACAAGCGGATCACCAACCGCTACGAGTCCGGCACGCTCACCGGAAAGGGGTTGACCTGGGGCGGTTCCCAGGTCCGCACCGAGGCCACCGGATACGGCACCGTGTTCTTCGTCAACGAGATCCTCAAGGCCAACAACGACAGCTTCGAGGGCAAGCACGCGGTGGTGTCCGGCTCGGGCAACGTCGCGATCTATGCGATCGAGAAGATCCAGGAACTCGGCGGCATCGTGGTCGCATGTTCGGACTCGAGCGGCTATGTCGTCGACGAGAAGGGGATCGACCTCGAGATCCTCAAGGAGATCAAGGAAGTGCGGCGCGGCCGGGTGGCCGACTACGCCGAGATGCGTGGTGGCGCCGTCACGTTCGTCGAAGACCGCAACGTGTGGAACGTGCCGTGCGAAATCGCGCTGCCGTGCGCGACGCAGAACGAGATCAACGGCGACGAGGCGCTTGCGCTGATCGCCAACGGCTGCCGGATCGTCGCAGAAGGCGCGAACATGCCGTGCTCCCCCGCCGCGGTCAAGCACTTCGCGGGGGCAGGGGTGACATTCGCACCGGGTAAGGCCGCCAACGCGGGCGGCGTCGCCACCAGCGCGTTGGAAATGCAACAGAACGCGTCGCGGGATTCTTGGACGTTCGTCGACACCGAACAGCGGCTCGAGCAGATCATGCGCCGCATCCACAACCGCTGCCTGGCCACCGCCGACGAATACGGCCAGCCCGGCAACTACGTGGCCGGGGCCAACATCGCGGGGTTCATCCGGGTGGCCGACGCGATGCTGGCGCTCGGCCTCGTCTGA
- the metG gene encoding methionine--tRNA ligase: MSEPFYITTAIAYPNGDPHVGHAYEYIATDAIARFKRLDGFDVRYLTGTDVHGLKMAEAAQALGVPTAELARQNSDVFERLQRKLNISFDRFIRTSDADHHEASNEIWRRMNDAGDIYLDSYRGWYSVRDERFFTEAETSVGADGVRVATETGAPVTWTEEQTYFFRLSAYTDKLLAHYRAHPEFIEPEVRRNEIVSFVSGGLRDLSISRTTFDWGVPVPDHPDHVMYVWVDALTNYLTGVGFPDTSSEAFGRYWPADLHMIGKDIIRFHAVYWPAFLMSAGIALPRRVFAHGFVLNRGEKMSKSVGNIIDPVNLVDTFGLDQVRYFFLREVPFGQDGSYSEEAIIGRINADLANELGNLAQRSLSMVAKNLDGIVPQPGDFTPEDTALLESADSLLDRVRGHYDAVAMHLALEAVWSVLGSANKYFSAQEPWVLRKSESSDDQRRFGTVLYTTLEVVRIAALLVQPVMPDSAAKLLDLLGQDPDERSFAAVGTRLKPGTALPAPTGVFPRYQAE, encoded by the coding sequence ATGAGCGAGCCTTTCTACATCACCACGGCGATCGCCTACCCGAACGGCGATCCGCACGTCGGACACGCCTACGAGTACATCGCCACCGACGCGATCGCCCGGTTCAAGCGGCTGGACGGGTTCGACGTGCGATACCTGACCGGCACCGACGTGCACGGGTTGAAGATGGCCGAGGCCGCGCAGGCGCTGGGCGTGCCGACGGCCGAGCTGGCGCGGCAGAACTCCGATGTGTTCGAGCGCCTGCAGCGCAAGCTCAACATCTCGTTCGACCGGTTCATCCGCACCTCCGATGCCGATCATCACGAGGCGTCCAACGAGATCTGGCGACGGATGAACGACGCCGGCGACATCTACCTCGACTCGTACCGCGGTTGGTACTCCGTGCGGGACGAGCGGTTCTTCACCGAAGCCGAGACCAGCGTCGGCGCCGACGGTGTGCGGGTGGCGACCGAAACCGGCGCTCCGGTGACGTGGACCGAGGAGCAGACGTACTTCTTCCGGCTGTCGGCCTACACCGACAAGCTGCTCGCGCACTACCGGGCGCATCCGGAGTTCATCGAGCCCGAGGTGCGGCGCAACGAGATCGTCAGCTTCGTCTCCGGCGGGCTGCGCGACCTGTCGATCTCCCGGACGACGTTCGACTGGGGCGTGCCGGTGCCCGATCATCCCGATCACGTCATGTACGTGTGGGTGGACGCATTGACGAATTACCTGACGGGCGTTGGCTTTCCGGATACCTCGTCGGAGGCGTTCGGCCGGTACTGGCCCGCCGATCTGCACATGATCGGCAAGGACATCATCCGGTTCCACGCCGTCTACTGGCCGGCGTTCCTGATGTCGGCCGGAATCGCGTTGCCGCGCAGGGTGTTCGCGCATGGCTTCGTGCTCAACCGTGGCGAGAAGATGAGCAAGTCGGTGGGCAACATCATCGATCCGGTCAACCTCGTCGACACGTTCGGGCTCGATCAGGTGCGCTACTTCTTCCTGCGCGAGGTGCCGTTCGGCCAGGACGGCAGCTACAGCGAAGAGGCGATCATCGGACGCATCAACGCCGACCTCGCCAACGAGTTGGGCAACCTGGCGCAGCGTTCGTTGTCGATGGTGGCCAAGAACCTCGACGGGATCGTCCCGCAGCCAGGCGATTTCACGCCCGAGGACACCGCGCTGCTGGAGTCGGCCGACTCGTTGCTGGACCGGGTGCGCGGCCACTACGACGCCGTCGCTATGCACCTGGCGCTGGAGGCCGTCTGGTCCGTGCTGGGCTCGGCGAACAAGTACTTCTCGGCCCAAGAGCCGTGGGTGCTGCGCAAGTCCGAGTCCTCAGACGACCAGAGACGGTTCGGCACTGTGCTGTACACGACGCTGGAGGTCGTGCGGATCGCGGCGCTGCTGGTACAGCCGGTGATGCCCGACTCGGCGGCCAAACTGCTCGACCTGCTCGGTCAGGATCCCGACGAACGGTCCTTCGCCGCCGTCGGTACCCGATTGAAGCCAGGCACTGCCCTGCCGGCACCGACCGGCGTGTTTCCCCGCTACCAGGCTGAGTGA
- a CDS encoding TatD family hydrolase, which yields MSEKRPGAREQPPAPAPLSPLIDAHTHLDACGATDAASVTEIVDRAAAVGVQAVVTIADDLESARWVTEAAEADARVYAAVALHPTRAGALTEDAMAVIERLAGHPRVVAVGETGLDLYWPGKLDGCADPATQRDAFAWHIDLAKRTGKPLMIHNRDADAQVLDVLAAEGAPDTVIFHCFSSGPEMARTCVDQGWVLSLSGTVSFKNAKALQQAAALIPPGQLLVETDAPYLTPHPYRGAPNEPYCLPYTVRALAEIIDKPAEVVAQETTTTAAHTYGLASC from the coding sequence GTGAGTGAGAAGCGTCCAGGCGCAAGGGAGCAGCCGCCAGCCCCGGCGCCGCTGAGCCCGCTGATCGACGCGCACACCCATCTCGATGCGTGCGGCGCCACGGACGCGGCCAGCGTCACCGAGATCGTCGACCGCGCCGCCGCGGTCGGCGTGCAGGCCGTCGTCACGATCGCCGACGACCTCGAGTCCGCGCGGTGGGTCACCGAGGCCGCCGAGGCCGACGCACGCGTCTACGCCGCGGTCGCCCTGCACCCGACACGGGCCGGCGCGCTCACCGAGGACGCCATGGCCGTCATCGAGCGACTCGCCGGCCATCCCCGCGTCGTCGCGGTCGGAGAGACCGGCCTGGACCTGTACTGGCCGGGCAAGCTCGACGGGTGCGCCGACCCGGCGACCCAGCGCGATGCGTTCGCCTGGCACATCGACCTCGCCAAGCGCACCGGCAAACCGCTGATGATCCACAACCGCGACGCCGACGCACAGGTGCTCGACGTGCTGGCCGCCGAGGGCGCCCCCGACACGGTGATCTTCCACTGCTTCTCATCAGGCCCGGAGATGGCACGGACGTGTGTGGACCAGGGCTGGGTGCTGAGCCTTTCGGGCACCGTCAGCTTCAAGAACGCCAAGGCGCTGCAGCAAGCGGCGGCGCTGATCCCGCCCGGGCAACTACTCGTCGAGACCGACGCGCCGTACCTCACCCCGCACCCGTATCGAGGCGCGCCCAACGAGCCGTATTGCCTGCCCTACACTGTGCGGGCGCTCGCCGAGATCATCGACAAGCCGGCAGAGGTAGTTGCGCAGGAAACAACCACGACCGCCGCGCACACCTACGGCCTTGCGAGTTGCTGA
- a CDS encoding resuscitation-promoting factor — MNTFTKLHEARSPLLRLLVGATLLALTFAGGYAIAAHKTVTLTVDGSSTTVATMKSRVIDVVEENGFDVGERDDLYPSADQPVHQADTIVLRRSRPLQVSLDGQDSRQVWTTASTVDEALSQLKMTDTAPAAASRGSRVPLAGMSLPVVSAKTVHIKDGSAMRTVTLAAPNVAGLLAAAGAPLEQRDTVVPAASAPVTDGMRIDVTRHRIEKVAQRVPLPPVLKRIEDPTLNESREIVEDPGAPGTQDVIFAVAKVNGVETGRLPVANVVVTPAREGVVRIGTKPGTDVPPVSNGATWDALARCEAGGNWAINTGNGYYGGVQFDQNTWERNGGLKYAARADLATREEQIAIAEVTRARQGWGAWPTCSGRIGAR, encoded by the coding sequence TTGAACACTTTCACAAAGCTCCATGAAGCGCGCTCGCCATTGCTACGTCTTCTGGTCGGTGCGACGCTGCTCGCCCTGACCTTCGCCGGTGGTTATGCGATAGCGGCGCACAAGACCGTCACGCTGACCGTGGACGGCTCCTCGACCACCGTGGCGACGATGAAGTCGCGGGTCATCGACGTCGTTGAGGAGAACGGCTTCGACGTCGGCGAACGCGACGACCTCTACCCCTCGGCCGATCAGCCGGTGCACCAGGCCGACACCATCGTGCTGCGTCGCAGCCGTCCGCTGCAGGTGTCCCTCGACGGGCAGGACAGCCGGCAGGTGTGGACCACCGCATCGACGGTCGACGAGGCGCTCTCGCAACTGAAGATGACCGACACGGCGCCCGCCGCGGCCTCGCGCGGCAGCCGGGTCCCACTGGCGGGCATGTCGCTGCCGGTCGTCAGCGCCAAGACCGTGCACATCAAGGACGGTTCGGCCATGCGCACCGTCACGCTGGCCGCGCCGAATGTCGCAGGCCTGCTCGCGGCGGCCGGAGCGCCGCTCGAGCAGCGCGACACCGTCGTGCCGGCCGCGTCGGCGCCCGTGACCGACGGGATGCGGATCGACGTCACGCGCCACCGGATCGAAAAGGTCGCCCAGCGAGTGCCGCTGCCTCCGGTCCTCAAGCGCATCGAAGATCCGACGCTGAACGAGAGCCGCGAGATCGTGGAAGACCCCGGAGCGCCCGGCACCCAGGACGTGATCTTTGCAGTGGCAAAGGTCAACGGCGTCGAAACCGGCAGACTGCCAGTAGCCAATGTCGTCGTGACACCGGCCCGTGAAGGCGTGGTGCGGATCGGCACGAAACCCGGGACCGACGTGCCGCCGGTGTCCAACGGCGCGACGTGGGACGCCCTCGCGCGGTGCGAAGCGGGAGGTAATTGGGCCATCAACACCGGCAACGGTTACTACGGTGGCGTTCAATTCGACCAGAACACCTGGGAGCGCAACGGCGGTTTGAAGTATGCTGCGAGAGCTGATCTGGCGACACGAGAAGAACAAATCGCGATTGCTGAAGTCACTCGGGCGCGGCAAGGTTGGGGAGCGTGGCCGACGTGTAGCGGGAGGATTGGGGCGCGCTGA
- the rsmA gene encoding 16S rRNA (adenine(1518)-N(6)/adenine(1519)-N(6))-dimethyltransferase RsmA, translated as MTIRLLGRTEIRQLAKQIDFRPRKAFGQNFVHDANTVRRIVSASGINRNDHVLEVGPGLGSLTLALLDRGARVTAVEIDPVLARQLPTTIADHSHSEINRLTVLNRDVLTLRRAELDDEPTALVANLPYNVAVPALLHLLAELPSIRTVMVMVQAEVAERLAAEPGGKEYGVPSAKARFFGNVRRHGTVSPTVFWPIPRVYSGLVGIERHETPPWPTDDDFRRKVFELIDIGFAQRRKTARNAFAEWAGSGNESARRLLAASIDPSRRGETLSIADFVRLLQRSGETDAPAAGEPHEQEQQGSIGVP; from the coding sequence CTGACCATTCGACTACTCGGGCGGACTGAGATACGGCAGCTGGCCAAACAGATCGATTTCCGGCCGCGTAAAGCTTTCGGTCAGAACTTCGTCCACGACGCGAACACGGTACGGCGGATCGTCTCGGCGTCCGGGATCAACCGGAACGACCATGTCCTCGAGGTCGGTCCCGGCCTGGGCTCTCTGACGCTGGCCCTGCTCGACCGCGGTGCGCGGGTGACCGCCGTCGAGATCGACCCGGTGTTGGCCCGGCAGCTGCCGACCACGATCGCCGACCATTCGCACAGCGAGATCAACCGGCTCACCGTGCTCAACCGCGACGTCCTGACGCTGCGTCGCGCCGAGTTGGACGACGAGCCGACGGCCCTGGTCGCGAACCTGCCCTACAACGTCGCGGTGCCTGCGCTGCTGCATCTGCTGGCCGAGCTGCCGTCGATCCGCACCGTGATGGTGATGGTGCAGGCCGAGGTGGCCGAGCGACTCGCTGCCGAACCGGGCGGCAAGGAGTACGGCGTGCCCAGCGCCAAAGCCCGCTTCTTCGGCAACGTCCGCCGTCACGGCACGGTGTCGCCGACCGTGTTCTGGCCGATCCCGCGCGTTTACTCGGGCCTGGTGGGCATCGAACGCCACGAGACCCCGCCGTGGCCCACGGACGACGACTTCCGCCGCAAGGTGTTCGAGCTGATCGACATCGGGTTCGCGCAGCGCCGCAAGACGGCCCGCAACGCGTTCGCCGAATGGGCGGGTTCGGGCAACGAGTCGGCGCGCAGGCTGCTGGCCGCCAGCATCGACCCGTCGCGTCGCGGCGAAACGCTCTCGATCGCCGACTTCGTCCGGCTGCTGCAGCGGTCCGGAGAGACCGACGCGCCCGCGGCCGGCGAACCCCACGAGCAGGAGCAGCAGGGTTCGATCGGCGTGCCTTGA
- a CDS encoding serine/threonine-protein kinase produces the protein MLSAGDRFEGYVVDELLGHGGSATVYRVHGAEDEARVVALKILDEGHRHLAELAQLRREFDFAHRLDHPHIVTVYERGPGWLTMELIAGGGVHRLRRLLDRIAALSQIADALDYIHNRAIVHCDVKPANILLDGTRAVLIDFGVAVTITDDICRRPTQVEASLPYSAPELIAGRAPTEATDEYALACTAVELITGSPPFREDSRVGLVDAHLHHPPPRFSRENDWLPRAFDSIMAKALSKAPADRYRSCRELIALIARALQ, from the coding sequence GTGCTGTCCGCCGGCGACCGGTTCGAAGGCTATGTGGTCGACGAGCTCCTCGGCCACGGCGGATCCGCCACTGTCTATCGGGTACACGGCGCCGAGGACGAGGCGAGGGTGGTCGCGCTGAAGATCCTCGACGAGGGCCACCGCCATCTCGCGGAGCTGGCCCAGCTGCGACGGGAATTCGACTTCGCCCACCGATTGGACCATCCCCACATCGTCACGGTGTACGAGCGCGGCCCCGGTTGGCTGACGATGGAGCTGATTGCGGGCGGCGGAGTGCACCGCCTGCGGAGGCTCCTCGATCGCATCGCCGCGCTGAGCCAGATCGCCGACGCGCTGGACTACATCCACAACCGCGCGATCGTGCACTGCGACGTCAAACCCGCCAACATCCTCCTCGACGGCACCCGTGCAGTTCTCATCGACTTCGGGGTCGCGGTCACGATCACCGACGACATCTGCCGGCGCCCGACGCAGGTGGAGGCGTCGCTGCCGTACTCGGCGCCCGAACTCATCGCGGGCCGGGCACCGACGGAGGCGACCGACGAATACGCGCTGGCCTGTACCGCGGTCGAACTGATCACCGGGTCGCCGCCGTTCCGGGAGGACTCCCGGGTCGGTCTGGTCGACGCACACCTGCATCACCCGCCGCCGCGATTCTCCCGTGAGAACGACTGGCTGCCACGGGCTTTCGACTCGATAATGGCCAAGGCACTGTCGAAGGCCCCCGCGGACCGTTACCGGTCCTGCCGTGAGCTCATCGCGCTGATCGCCCGCGCGTTGCAGTAG
- a CDS encoding 4-(cytidine 5'-diphospho)-2-C-methyl-D-erythritol kinase, with protein sequence MSGWNGNTASEWVPTGSVTVRVPGKVNLYLEVGDRRDDGYHELTTVFHAVSLLDEVTVRNADMLTVEMTGEGAEALPTDERNLAWRAAVLMAEHVGRAPDVAIAIEKSIPVAGGMAGGSADAAAVLVAMNALWELGVPRRDLHALAAQLGSDVPFALHGGTALGTGRGEELATVLARTTFHWVLAFADGGLSTPAVFAEIDRLRETAGSDRKAPPRLDDPEPVLAALASGDAAELAPLLGNDLQAAALHLDPGLRRTLRAGTEAGALAGIVSGSGPTCAFLCASASAAVDVGAQLAGAGVCRTVRVASGPVQGARVVPAPSTA encoded by the coding sequence GTGTCGGGCTGGAACGGAAACACCGCCTCGGAGTGGGTCCCCACCGGGTCGGTCACGGTCCGGGTGCCCGGCAAGGTGAACCTCTACCTGGAGGTGGGGGACCGGCGCGACGACGGCTATCACGAGCTCACCACCGTGTTCCACGCCGTTTCGCTGCTCGACGAGGTCACCGTCCGCAACGCCGACATGCTGACCGTGGAGATGACCGGTGAAGGGGCAGAGGCGCTGCCCACCGACGAACGCAACCTCGCGTGGCGGGCGGCGGTGTTGATGGCCGAGCACGTGGGCCGGGCGCCGGATGTGGCGATCGCCATCGAGAAGTCCATCCCGGTGGCCGGCGGGATGGCGGGCGGCAGCGCAGACGCAGCGGCGGTACTGGTCGCGATGAACGCGCTGTGGGAGCTGGGTGTGCCGCGGCGTGATCTGCACGCGCTGGCCGCTCAACTCGGCAGCGACGTGCCGTTCGCACTGCACGGCGGGACGGCGCTGGGCACCGGTCGCGGCGAGGAGCTGGCGACAGTGCTGGCCCGCACCACGTTCCACTGGGTGTTGGCGTTCGCCGACGGCGGGTTGTCGACGCCTGCGGTGTTCGCCGAGATCGACCGGCTGCGCGAGACCGCGGGATCCGACCGCAAGGCGCCGCCGCGTCTCGACGACCCCGAGCCGGTGCTGGCCGCGTTGGCGTCCGGTGATGCCGCCGAGCTGGCGCCGCTGCTCGGAAACGACCTGCAGGCCGCGGCGCTGCACCTCGACCCGGGGCTTCGCCGCACGCTGCGCGCCGGCACCGAGGCGGGGGCGTTGGCGGGCATCGTCTCGGGCTCGGGCCCGACGTGCGCGTTCCTGTGCGCTTCGGCGAGCGCGGCGGTGGACGTCGGTGCACAACTCGCGGGCGCGGGCGTGTGTCGCACGGTGCGGGTGGCCAGCGGCCCCGTGCAGGGTGCGCGCGTGGTACCCGCGCCGTCGACCGCGTGA